One Betta splendens chromosome 16, fBetSpl5.4, whole genome shotgun sequence genomic window carries:
- the ctnnb1 gene encoding catenin beta-1, with protein MASQADLMELDMAMEPDRKAAVSHWQQQSYLDSGIHSGATTTAPSLSGKGNPEEDDVDNQVMYEWEQGFNQNFSQEQVQDIDGQYAMTRAQRVRAAMFPETLEDGMQIPSTQYDAANPTNVQRLAEPSQMLKHAVVNLINYQDDAELATRAIPELTKLLNDEDQVVVNKAAVMVHQLSKKEASRHAIMRSPQMVSAIVRTMQNTNDVETARCTAGTLHNLSHHREGLLAIFKSGGIPALVKMLGSPVDSVLFYAITTLHNLLLHQEGAKMAVRLAGGLQKMVALLNKTNVKFLAITTDCLQILAYGNQESKLIILASGGPQALVNIMRTYTYEKLLWTTSRVLKVLSVCSSNKPAIVEAGGMQALGLHLTDPSQRLVQNCLWTLRNLSDAATKQEGMEGLLGTLVQLLGSDDINVVTCAAGILSNLTCNNYKNKMMVCQVGGIEALVRTVLRAGDREDITEPAICALRHLTSRHQDAEMAQNAVRLHYGLPVVVKLLHPPSHWPLIKATVGLIRNLALCPANHAPLREQGAIPRLVQLLVRAHQDTQRRTSMGGTQQQFVEGVRMEEIVEGCTGALHILARDVHNRIVIRGLNTIPLFVQLLYSPIENIQRVAAGVLCELAQDKEAAEAIEAEGATAPLTELLHSRNEGVATYAAAVLFRMSEDKPQDYKKRLSVELTSSLFRTEPMTWNETGDLGLDIGAQGEPLGYRQDDPSYRSFHSGGYGGDTMGMEPMMDHDLGGGHHPGQDYPPVEGLPDLAHAQELIEGLPPGDSNQLAWFDTDL; from the exons ATGGCTTCCCAGG CTGATCTGATGGAGCTGGACATGGCCATGGAGCCAGACCGTAAGGCAGCAGTCAGTCATTGGCAGCAGCAGTCCTATCTGGATTCAGGCATCCATTCAGGGGCCACCACAACCGCTCCCTCCCTCAGTGGGAAAGGCAACCCAGAGGAAGATGATGTTGACAACCAAGTCATGTATGAATGGGAACAGGGCTTTAACCAGAACTTCTCCCAGGAACAAGTGCAAG ACATCGATGGTCAGTATGCCATGACACGTGCCCAGCGTGTGCGGGCAGCAATGTTCCCAGAGACTCTTGAGGATGGTATGCAGATCCCCTCTACACAGTATGATGCCGCTAACCCCACAAATGTCCAGAGGTTGGCGGAGCCTTCTCAAATGCTTAAACACGCCGTGGTCAACCTGATCAATTATCAAGATGATGCTGAGCTGGCGACCAGAGCCATTCCAGAACTCACCAAACTACTCAATGATGAGGACCAG GTTGTGGTAAACAAAGCAGCGGTGATGGTCCACCAGCTTTCAAAGAAAGAAGCTTCCCGCCACGCCATCATGCGCTCCCCTCAAATGGTGTCCGCCATCGTCAGGACCATGCAGAACACAAATGATGTAGAGACGGCTCGCTGCACTGCTGGAACCCTGCATAACTTGTCCCATCACAGAGAGGGTCTGCTGGCCATCTTCAAGTCTGGAGGAATACCAGCTCTTGTTAAAATGCTTGG ATCACCAGTGgactctgttctgttttatGCTATCACCACCCTACacaacctcctcctgcaccAAGAAGGTGCCAAGATGGCTGTTCGCTTAGCTGGTGGCCTACAGAAGATGGTGGCTCTGCTCAACAAGACCAATGTCAAATTTCTGGCCAtcaccacagactgtctgcagaTATTGGCCTATGGAAACCAGGAGAGCAAG TTGATAATCCTGGCAAGTGGTGGCCCCCAGGCGCTGGTCAACATTATGAGAACTTACACCTatgagaagctgctgtggacaACAAGCAGAGTTCTCAAAGTACTATCCGTGTGCTCCAGTAACAAGCCTGCTATTGTAGAAGCTG GAGGCATGCAGGCTCTTGGACTCCACCTGACAGACCCCAGCCAGAGACTGGTTCAGAACTGTCTCTGGACTCTCAGGAACTTATCGGATGCTGCCACCAAACAG GAGGGAATGGAAGGTCTTCTGGGAACTCTGGTCCAGCTACTTGGCAGTGATGACATTAATGTGGTGACCTGTGCTGCTGGCATTCTTTCTAACCTGACCTGTAACAACTACAAGAACAAAATGATGGTCTGCCAA GTTGGAGGTATTGAGGCACTGGTTCGCACAGTTCTTCGGGCTGGTGACAGAGAGGACATCACAGAGCCAGCCATTTGTGCCCTACGTCACCTCACATCTCGACACCAGGACGCTGAGATGGCACAGAATGCTGTCAGGTTGCACTACGGTCTCCCTGTGGTTGTCAAATTACTGCATCCACCATCACACTGGCCTCTTATTAAG GCTACAGTTGGGCTGATCCGTAATCTGGCTTTGTGCCCTGCAAACCATGCTCCACTAAGAGAGCAGGGAGCCATCCCCCGGTTGGTCCAGCTGCTGGTCAGAGCACATCAAGACACACAAAGGCGTACCAGCATGGGAGGCACACAACAGCAGTTTGTG GAGGGAGTTCGTATGGAGGAGATTGTGGAGGGATGCACAGGAGCGCTTCACATTCTGGCCAGAGATGTTCACAACAGAATAGTCATCAGAGGACTGAACACAATTCCACTGTTTGTACAG CTGTTGTATTCGCCCATTGAGAACATCCAGCGTGTAGCAGCAGGTGTGCTGTGTGAACTGGCCCAGGACaaggaggctgctgaggccaTAGAGGCTGAGGGAGCCACTGCCCCTCTCACAGAGCTTCTGCACAGCCGCAATGAAGGAGTTG caACATATGCTGCAGCAGTTTTGTTCCGTATGTCAGAGGATAAACCCCAAGACTACAAGAAACGCCTCTCTGTAGAGCTCACAAGCTCACTGTTCAGGACAGAACCAATGACCTGGAATGAG ACTGGAGATCTAGGTCTGGACATCGGCGCTCAGGGAGAGCCTCTGGGCTACAGACAGGATG ACCCAAGCTACCGTTCGTTCCACTCAGGGGGTTATGGAGGGGACACAATGGGCATGGAGCCCATGATGGACCATGATCTGGGTGGAGGCCACCACCCTGGCCAGGACTACCCCCCAGTAGAGGGGCTGCCTGACCTGGCACATGCCCAGGAACTGATAGAGGGTCTGCCACCAGGTGATTCAAACCAACTGGCCTGGTTCGATACTGACCTGTAA